Proteins from one Myxococcus stipitatus genomic window:
- a CDS encoding ATP-dependent Clp protease adaptor ClpS, producing MSQKHEHDGSVVTETVPKQKLKKPPLYKVLLHNDNYTTREFVVAVLKEVFHKSESDAVQIMLHVHYNGVGVAGVYTFEVAETKLKTVEAAARDNGFPLRLSMEPEEG from the coding sequence ATGTCGCAGAAGCACGAGCATGATGGCTCCGTCGTCACGGAGACCGTTCCCAAGCAGAAGCTCAAGAAGCCACCGCTCTACAAGGTGCTGCTCCACAACGACAACTACACGACCCGGGAGTTCGTGGTGGCCGTCCTGAAGGAGGTCTTCCACAAGTCGGAGTCGGATGCCGTGCAGATCATGCTGCACGTTCATTACAACGGAGTCGGAGTGGCCGGCGTCTATACGTTCGAGGTCGCCGAGACGAAGCTCAAGACGGTGGAAGCCGCCGCGCGGGACAATGGGTTCCCCCTGCGGCTCTCCATGGAACCCGAGGAAGGCTGA
- a CDS encoding chemotaxis protein CheW, which translates to MKILPRTMEEAQEQEAAELLERRASRLREQAETTVEEAVHWIAEFPLGEERYALSLEMLRAALPLKMVTPVPLSAPHVVGVLRFQGQVLSALSLASMLGGHGWRQDPAVLLVVDRGDGELCALDCEAIPRPTTLPMSAVETARSRADGPVMEVFTQDRQLIHLIDLKRLFSARATGGRNAR; encoded by the coding sequence ATGAAGATCCTTCCTCGGACGATGGAGGAGGCTCAGGAGCAGGAGGCGGCCGAACTCCTCGAGCGCCGCGCGTCGCGGCTGCGCGAGCAGGCGGAGACCACCGTCGAGGAGGCGGTGCATTGGATCGCCGAGTTCCCCCTGGGCGAGGAGCGCTACGCGCTGTCGCTGGAGATGCTGCGCGCGGCGCTGCCCTTGAAGATGGTGACGCCGGTGCCGCTGTCCGCCCCGCATGTGGTGGGCGTGCTGCGCTTCCAGGGCCAGGTGCTGTCCGCGCTCAGCCTGGCGTCGATGCTCGGTGGCCACGGCTGGCGCCAGGACCCGGCGGTGCTGCTGGTGGTGGACCGGGGCGACGGCGAGCTGTGCGCGCTCGACTGCGAGGCCATCCCCCGTCCCACCACGCTGCCGATGAGCGCGGTGGAGACGGCGCGCTCGCGCGCCGACGGGCCGGTGATGGAGGTCTTCACCCAGGACCGCCAGCTCATCCACCTCATCGACCTCAAGCGCCTGTTCTCCGCGCGCGCCACCGGAGGCCGCAATGCCCGTTGA
- a CDS encoding chemotaxis protein CheB yields the protein MNTRRAIRVLVVDDSPTMANTLTALLTEDPRIEVVGRAGDGNRAVQLARLLRPDVITMDLLLPGLDGPAAIAAIMSQAPARVLVVSAVAEERGVDLGFQAMSAGALELIGKPNVTNLEELRRWGRDLAHSVCLMAEVPVISRRARAGSVTPPPTGARVDVFGVVASTGGPPALADLLSKLPKDLPVPLLVAQHITVGFTQGMVRWLSQVTSLAVDVARDGERLEPGRVYFPLDGHDLLVDAGGMARLQRSRGGPCPNGDVLLASLASAFGRRSGGVVLTGMGEDGARGLLTIRNAGGVTFSQDEATSVVYGMPRAALELRATDQGVPLSALPELILQSCTPQSYRVNARGEGGPGR from the coding sequence GTGAACACCCGCCGAGCCATCCGTGTCCTGGTGGTGGATGACTCCCCCACCATGGCCAACACGCTGACCGCGCTGCTCACCGAGGACCCTCGCATCGAGGTCGTCGGGAGGGCGGGGGATGGCAACCGCGCGGTGCAGCTGGCGAGGCTGCTCCGTCCGGACGTCATCACCATGGACCTGCTGCTGCCGGGCCTGGACGGGCCGGCGGCCATCGCCGCCATCATGTCGCAGGCGCCCGCGCGCGTGCTGGTGGTGAGCGCCGTGGCCGAGGAGCGCGGCGTGGACCTGGGCTTCCAGGCGATGAGCGCCGGGGCGCTGGAGCTCATCGGCAAGCCCAACGTCACCAACCTCGAGGAGCTGCGCCGGTGGGGCCGCGACCTGGCCCATTCGGTGTGCCTGATGGCGGAGGTGCCCGTCATCTCCCGGCGCGCCCGGGCGGGCTCCGTGACGCCGCCGCCCACGGGCGCGCGCGTGGACGTGTTCGGCGTGGTGGCCTCCACGGGCGGCCCGCCGGCGCTGGCGGACCTGCTGTCGAAGCTGCCCAAGGACCTGCCGGTGCCGCTGCTCGTCGCGCAGCACATCACCGTGGGCTTCACCCAGGGCATGGTGCGGTGGTTGTCCCAGGTGACGTCGCTCGCGGTGGACGTGGCCCGCGACGGCGAGCGCCTGGAGCCGGGCCGCGTGTACTTCCCCCTGGATGGCCACGACCTGCTGGTGGACGCGGGGGGCATGGCGCGCCTGCAGCGCAGCCGGGGCGGCCCGTGCCCCAACGGCGACGTGCTGCTGGCGTCGCTGGCCTCCGCGTTCGGCCGCCGCAGCGGCGGCGTGGTGCTCACCGGCATGGGCGAGGATGGCGCGCGGGGCCTTCTGACCATCCGCAACGCCGGCGGCGTCACCTTCTCCCAGGACGAGGCGACGTCGGTCGTCTACGGGATGCCGCGCGCGGCGCTGGAGCTGCGCGCCACGGACCAGGGCGTGCCCCTGTCCGCGCTGCCGGAGCTCATCCTCCAGAGCTGCACGCCCCAGTCCTACCGCGTGAACGCCCGCGGCGAGGGAGGTCCTGGCCGATGA
- a CDS encoding hybrid sensor histidine kinase/response regulator: MPVDPMLQGLVAGFAVEAQEVVQKVTMDLLELEREGLEPAALTKLYVRLGRHLHTLKGSAASLGLQDLGDIAHKLEDALAPLKSNPQKMPRPVVDVLLHGLDLFMLRAQAHADGRGDALPDPAAALAQLVAEGPAPESVPTTAAGSRPEVTAPAAAPLEPGEEPSLASEAAALLAQDAMPESADTGWRVSVRQVTALMREVERLREVRLRVEERGRDLERVVGVLAKQGLLAETAEARTLLAGTGRLLRTDSEETSDIVDALEEGLKAITTRPVRTILDPLQRMVRDLSRQLGKEARLSVVGSELSLDRRLLEKLQGALVHLLRNAVDHGLEMPSERERAGKHHEGALTLRVEQQGNLLFLECSDDGAGVDLARVRKVAEARGVVTADEVARYNENQVRDLIFRPGFSTRADVTDTSGRGVGLDAVRASVEAMQGRIEVNSTPGQGTRFVMTLPVDLGSSPVLVVRALEQLVGLPMLAVEATQLARADSLRIGKRKAHLEYQGQLLPVVDLGARLGLRALAPPAEGQPLLIVQSGGKRVALGVDAVVGDRDLVIRPLPSEVRDVPAWQGAATLSRGELLLICRPDWLVTESGQLTVTAQRRALVVDDSLTARALHRAMLEAGGFNVHLAASGARALERLSTDTYDVVICDLDMEEMDGTQLIARLRARPETATLPVILVSAHDSAAARERGLAAGADGYLSKRECAAGRLLAEVLDVMSRRGGRA, encoded by the coding sequence ATGCCCGTTGACCCGATGCTGCAGGGGCTGGTGGCCGGCTTCGCCGTCGAGGCCCAGGAAGTCGTCCAGAAGGTCACCATGGACCTGCTGGAGCTGGAGCGCGAGGGCCTGGAGCCGGCCGCGCTCACCAAGCTCTACGTCCGGCTGGGGCGCCACCTGCACACGCTCAAGGGCAGCGCGGCCAGCCTGGGCCTGCAGGACCTGGGCGACATCGCCCACAAGCTGGAGGACGCGCTCGCGCCGCTGAAGTCCAACCCGCAGAAGATGCCCCGGCCGGTGGTGGACGTGCTGCTGCACGGCCTGGACCTCTTCATGCTGCGCGCCCAGGCGCACGCGGACGGGCGCGGCGACGCGCTGCCGGACCCCGCCGCCGCCCTGGCGCAGCTGGTGGCGGAGGGGCCCGCGCCGGAGTCCGTCCCGACGACCGCCGCTGGCTCGCGGCCGGAGGTGACCGCCCCGGCCGCCGCGCCCCTGGAGCCGGGGGAGGAGCCGTCGCTGGCGTCGGAGGCCGCCGCGCTGCTGGCGCAGGACGCGATGCCGGAGTCGGCGGACACCGGCTGGCGCGTGAGCGTGCGGCAGGTGACGGCGCTGATGCGCGAGGTGGAGCGGCTGCGCGAGGTCCGCCTGCGCGTGGAGGAGCGCGGCCGCGACCTGGAGCGCGTGGTGGGGGTGCTCGCCAAGCAGGGCCTGCTGGCGGAGACCGCGGAGGCGCGCACGCTGCTGGCCGGCACCGGGCGGCTGCTGCGCACCGACAGCGAGGAGACGAGCGACATCGTCGACGCGCTGGAGGAGGGCCTCAAGGCCATCACCACGCGGCCGGTGCGCACCATCCTCGACCCGCTCCAGCGCATGGTGCGGGACCTGTCGCGCCAGCTGGGCAAGGAGGCGCGGCTGTCGGTGGTGGGCTCGGAGCTGTCGCTGGACCGGCGGCTGCTCGAGAAGCTCCAGGGCGCGCTGGTGCACCTGCTGCGCAACGCGGTGGACCACGGCCTGGAGATGCCCTCCGAGCGCGAGCGGGCCGGCAAGCACCACGAGGGCGCGCTCACCCTGCGCGTGGAGCAGCAGGGCAACCTGCTGTTCCTGGAGTGCTCGGACGACGGCGCGGGCGTCGACCTGGCGCGGGTGCGCAAGGTGGCGGAGGCGCGCGGCGTCGTCACCGCGGACGAGGTGGCGCGCTACAACGAGAACCAGGTTCGCGACCTCATCTTCCGCCCGGGCTTCAGCACCCGCGCGGACGTGACGGACACCTCCGGGCGCGGCGTGGGCCTGGACGCGGTGCGCGCGTCGGTGGAGGCGATGCAGGGCCGCATCGAGGTCAACAGCACGCCGGGCCAGGGCACGCGCTTCGTGATGACGCTGCCGGTGGACCTGGGCAGCTCGCCGGTGCTGGTGGTGCGCGCGCTGGAGCAGCTGGTGGGCCTGCCCATGCTGGCGGTGGAGGCCACGCAGCTGGCGCGCGCGGATTCGCTGCGCATCGGCAAGCGCAAGGCGCACCTGGAATACCAGGGGCAGCTGCTGCCGGTGGTGGACCTGGGGGCGCGGCTGGGCCTGCGGGCCCTGGCGCCGCCGGCGGAGGGGCAGCCCCTGCTCATCGTGCAGAGCGGCGGCAAGCGCGTGGCGCTGGGCGTGGACGCGGTGGTGGGGGACCGGGACCTGGTCATCCGCCCGCTGCCCTCGGAGGTCCGCGACGTGCCCGCGTGGCAGGGCGCGGCGACGCTCAGCCGGGGCGAGCTGCTGCTCATCTGCCGTCCGGACTGGCTGGTGACGGAGTCGGGGCAGCTCACGGTGACGGCGCAGCGGCGGGCCCTGGTGGTGGACGACTCGCTCACCGCGCGCGCGCTGCACCGGGCCATGCTGGAGGCCGGCGGCTTCAACGTGCACCTGGCGGCCAGCGGCGCCCGGGCGCTGGAGCGGCTGTCGACGGACACCTACGACGTCGTCATCTGCGACCTGGACATGGAAGAGATGGATGGGACCCAGCTCATCGCGCGGCTGCGCGCCAGGCCCGAGACGGCGACGTTGCCCGTCATCCTCGTGTCCGCGCACGACAGCGCCGCGGCCCGCGAGCGCGGCCTGGCGGCGGGCGCGGATGGCTATCTGAGCAAGCGCGAGTGCGCCGCGGGCCGCCTGCTCGCCGAGGTGCTGGACGTGATGAGTCGCAGGGGAGGGCGCGCGTGA
- a CDS encoding CheR family methyltransferase — MSAELDPRLLSRAREVVSSITGFRDDAIATEAMERVVRTELARGRTPADLLGELLYPQSPLSGTLVRAALVGETYFFRQAEHFRAIAQQGVPVALRRGALALRGWSAGCASGEEAYSLAACLLASVPHGYPVEVLGTDLHEASLETARKATYGTWSRRESAPRLFPLYQESGERQVTILPAVRRITSFAQHNLLAPLPERFGRFDFILCRNVLTYFSVPAREAAIALLVRALNPGGLLFLGAVEADKVPEGVVREGAPELQTFRRLTPGEEVAPAPPPRPLERALEFKPILPARRPRLAVPEQAPTAAPPPTPARLHLQALERIEEGDVEGASSVLESLVRQAPDYLPGLLELALLRERSGAREAAVPLMRALRTRAERLPPDHLVDGPEALPARFYQASADAYLNLGALE, encoded by the coding sequence ATGAGCGCAGAGCTCGACCCGCGGCTTCTGTCCCGAGCGCGGGAAGTGGTGTCCTCCATCACCGGCTTCCGCGACGACGCCATCGCCACCGAGGCCATGGAGCGCGTGGTGCGCACGGAGCTGGCGCGCGGGCGCACGCCGGCGGACCTGCTCGGGGAGCTGCTCTACCCGCAGTCCCCGCTGTCCGGCACGCTGGTGCGCGCGGCGCTGGTGGGCGAGACGTACTTCTTCCGCCAGGCGGAGCACTTCCGCGCCATCGCCCAGCAGGGCGTGCCCGTGGCGCTGCGCAGGGGCGCGCTCGCGCTGCGCGGGTGGAGCGCGGGCTGCGCCAGCGGCGAGGAGGCGTACTCGCTGGCCGCGTGCCTCCTGGCGTCCGTGCCGCACGGCTACCCGGTGGAGGTGCTGGGCACGGACCTGCACGAGGCCAGCCTGGAGACGGCGCGCAAGGCCACCTACGGCACCTGGTCCCGGCGCGAGTCCGCGCCCCGGCTCTTCCCCCTGTACCAGGAGAGCGGCGAGCGGCAGGTGACCATCCTCCCCGCGGTGCGGCGCATCACGTCGTTCGCGCAGCACAACCTGCTGGCGCCGCTGCCGGAGCGCTTCGGGCGGTTCGACTTCATCCTCTGCCGCAACGTGCTGACGTACTTCTCCGTGCCGGCGCGCGAGGCGGCCATCGCGCTGCTGGTGCGCGCGCTCAACCCCGGCGGCCTGCTCTTCCTGGGCGCGGTGGAGGCGGACAAGGTGCCGGAGGGCGTGGTGCGCGAGGGCGCGCCGGAGCTGCAGACCTTCCGCCGCCTGACGCCGGGCGAGGAGGTGGCGCCCGCCCCGCCGCCGCGGCCCCTGGAGCGCGCGCTGGAGTTCAAGCCCATCCTCCCGGCGCGCCGCCCCCGGCTGGCGGTGCCCGAGCAGGCCCCCACGGCGGCGCCTCCTCCGACGCCCGCGCGGCTGCACCTGCAGGCGCTCGAGCGCATCGAGGAGGGGGACGTGGAGGGCGCGTCCTCCGTGCTGGAGTCGCTGGTGCGCCAGGCGCCGGACTACCTGCCGGGCCTGCTGGAGCTGGCGCTGTTGCGCGAGCGCTCCGGCGCGCGCGAGGCGGCCGTGCCGCTGATGCGCGCCCTGCGCACGCGGGCCGAGCGGCTGCCGCCGGACCACCTCGTCGACGGGCCGGAGGCACTGCCGGCACGGTTCTATCAGGCGTCCGCTGACGCCTACCTCAACCTGGGGGCGCTGGAATGA
- a CDS encoding methyl-accepting chemotaxis protein, which yields MSLPHASFATQLGQQFRQSLGLAPKLVLVTTLVSATVAAILTATATRRLETDLVDSHMGEGQLLARSLAVAVEQTVTVGTNVLQPMLDVTTTSEDVTYVFLTDATGAVVAHSLKGAFPESLKTATAGQGEVSAEAGWGPVLEVETEGKVLRAMNVAAPVAGGRLGAVHVGISRDHIDGLVSGLRWRMTGFALLLVALGVGVAAAFGRSIVRPLRELTEVAGHIVESGDLTRPIQVKSGDEVGRLSNSFGQMVARLREVTLNLQQAAQALTQSTEHLNTSSTDQAQTISRQAAALQETQVTAQEIKQTSMLAAQKAESVLSVAERADALARSGEAAIEQTMAGLNDIRVQVGEIAQKILELGERTQQIGGITQTVKDLADQSNMLALNAAIESVRSGEHGKGFAVVAREIRALADQSIQATTRVRELLDDIASSVTAAVRITERGAERMETGLAQVRTSGQNLRELSSIVQDNAAAVRQIAAAVSQQNVGINQITLAVNDLSKMMDETVARIGSTGEAATTLQIISEQLSSAVKSYRVE from the coding sequence GTGAGTCTGCCCCACGCCTCCTTCGCCACGCAGCTGGGCCAGCAGTTCCGTCAGTCGCTCGGGCTGGCCCCCAAGCTCGTCCTCGTCACCACGCTGGTCAGCGCCACGGTGGCCGCCATCCTCACCGCCACCGCCACGCGCCGGCTGGAGACCGACCTGGTCGACAGCCACATGGGCGAGGGCCAGCTGCTGGCGCGCAGCCTCGCGGTGGCCGTCGAGCAGACGGTGACGGTGGGCACCAACGTGCTCCAGCCCATGCTGGACGTCACCACCACCAGCGAGGACGTGACGTACGTGTTCCTCACCGACGCCACCGGCGCCGTGGTGGCCCACAGCCTGAAGGGCGCCTTCCCGGAGTCGCTGAAGACGGCGACGGCGGGGCAGGGCGAGGTGAGCGCCGAGGCGGGCTGGGGGCCCGTGCTGGAGGTGGAGACGGAGGGCAAGGTGCTGCGCGCCATGAACGTGGCGGCGCCGGTCGCCGGGGGCCGGCTGGGCGCGGTGCACGTGGGCATCTCCCGCGACCACATCGACGGGCTGGTGTCCGGGCTGCGCTGGCGCATGACGGGCTTCGCGCTGCTCCTGGTGGCGCTGGGCGTGGGCGTGGCGGCGGCGTTCGGGCGCAGCATCGTCCGGCCGCTGCGCGAGCTGACGGAGGTGGCCGGCCACATCGTCGAGTCCGGCGACCTCACCCGGCCCATCCAGGTGAAGAGCGGCGACGAGGTGGGGCGGCTGTCCAATTCGTTCGGGCAGATGGTGGCGCGGCTGCGCGAGGTGACGCTCAACCTCCAGCAGGCGGCCCAGGCCCTCACCCAGTCCACCGAGCACCTGAACACGTCCTCCACGGACCAGGCGCAGACGATTTCCCGCCAGGCCGCCGCGCTCCAGGAGACGCAGGTGACGGCGCAGGAAATCAAGCAGACCTCCATGCTGGCCGCGCAGAAGGCGGAGAGCGTGCTGTCGGTGGCGGAGCGCGCGGACGCGCTGGCGCGCTCGGGCGAGGCGGCCATCGAACAGACGATGGCGGGGCTCAACGACATCCGCGTCCAGGTGGGCGAAATCGCCCAGAAGATCCTCGAGCTGGGCGAGCGCACGCAGCAGATTGGCGGCATCACCCAGACGGTGAAGGACCTGGCGGACCAGTCCAACATGCTGGCGCTCAACGCGGCCATCGAATCGGTGCGCTCGGGCGAGCACGGCAAGGGCTTCGCGGTGGTGGCGCGGGAGATTCGCGCGCTGGCGGACCAGTCCATCCAGGCGACCACGCGGGTGCGCGAGCTGCTGGACGACATCGCCAGCTCGGTGACGGCCGCGGTGCGAATCACGGAGCGCGGCGCCGAGCGCATGGAGACGGGGCTCGCCCAGGTGCGCACCAGCGGTCAGAACCTGCGGGAGCTGTCCTCCATCGTCCAGGACAACGCCGCCGCCGTCCGGCAGATCGCCGCGGCGGTGAGCCAGCAGAACGTGGGCATCAATCAAATCACCCTCGCGGTGAATGATTTGTCGAAGATGATGGACGAGACGGTGGCCCGCATCGGCTCCACGGGCGAGGCGGCCACCACGCTGCAGATCATCTCCGAGCAGCTCTCCAGCGCGGTGAAGAGCTACCGCGTCGAGTAG
- a CDS encoding GNAT family N-acetyltransferase, which yields MSTSPPTTLRILPSIHEVPRALWDGLVDAAAEPFLEWTFLAALEDSGSAAPERGWHPRHLTLWRGPSLVAAAPAYIKDDSQGEFVFDTHWAAAAERAGLRYYPKLVLAVPFTPATGRRVLVAPGEDRAAREAEVYAGAREFARAEQLSGVHVLYPTEEQLPGLEACGFAMRLGVQYQWRNAGYRTLEDFLARFHAKRRNQVRRELRAPLEQGIQVRTLRGDALADVDADTVYRLYASTVDKYPWGTRLLTRDFFARMLTSFRHRCELVEARRGEHLVAGAFNFRAAHVLYGRYWGCFEEHPFLHFNVCLYHPVAEGIASGLSRFEPGAGGEHKLTRGFEPHLTYSAHLLLHPGLERAVRGFLEHERAAVRGGLPQWRAETGFKGEA from the coding sequence ATGTCCACCTCGCCGCCCACCACCCTGCGCATCCTCCCCTCCATCCATGAGGTTCCCCGGGCCCTGTGGGACGGGCTCGTGGACGCGGCGGCGGAGCCCTTCCTGGAGTGGACGTTCCTCGCGGCGCTGGAGGACAGCGGCAGCGCGGCGCCGGAGCGCGGCTGGCACCCGCGCCACCTGACGCTGTGGCGGGGCCCATCCCTGGTGGCCGCCGCCCCCGCCTACATCAAGGACGACAGCCAGGGCGAGTTCGTCTTCGACACGCACTGGGCCGCCGCCGCCGAGCGCGCCGGGCTGCGCTACTACCCGAAGCTGGTGCTCGCCGTGCCCTTCACCCCCGCCACCGGCCGCCGCGTCCTCGTGGCCCCGGGCGAGGACCGCGCCGCGCGCGAGGCGGAGGTCTACGCGGGCGCGCGGGAGTTCGCCCGCGCCGAGCAGCTGTCCGGCGTCCACGTGCTGTACCCCACCGAGGAGCAGCTGCCGGGGCTGGAGGCGTGCGGCTTCGCGATGCGGCTGGGCGTGCAGTACCAGTGGCGCAACGCCGGCTACCGGACGCTGGAGGACTTCCTCGCCCGCTTCCACGCCAAGCGCCGCAACCAGGTCCGCCGCGAGCTGCGCGCCCCCCTCGAACAGGGCATCCAGGTGCGCACGCTGCGCGGCGACGCGCTGGCGGACGTGGACGCGGACACGGTGTACCGGCTGTACGCCTCCACGGTGGACAAGTACCCGTGGGGCACGCGCCTGCTCACGCGCGACTTCTTCGCGCGCATGCTGACGTCGTTCCGCCACCGCTGCGAGCTGGTGGAGGCGCGGCGGGGCGAGCACCTGGTCGCCGGGGCGTTCAACTTCCGCGCGGCCCACGTGCTGTACGGCCGTTATTGGGGGTGCTTCGAGGAGCACCCCTTCCTGCACTTCAACGTCTGCCTGTATCACCCCGTGGCGGAGGGCATCGCCAGCGGGCTGTCGCGCTTCGAGCCCGGCGCCGGGGGCGAGCACAAGCTCACCCGGGGCTTCGAGCCCCACCTCACGTATAGTGCCCACCTGCTCCTTCACCCGGGGCTCGAGCGGGCCGTGCGTGGCTTCCTGGAGCACGAGCGGGCGGCCGTCCGAGGCGGGCTGCCGCAATGGCGGGCGGAGACGGGTTTCAAGGGGGAGGCCTGA
- the clpA gene encoding ATP-dependent Clp protease ATP-binding subunit ClpA, translating to MAGPLIAKELQASFRTAMDEARKMSHEYLTLEHLLLALTKDSRTREVLKACGADVKRLQERLSNFLEETVERLPEGVEADPQQTIGVERVLHRAAMHALSAEQKLIDGGDVLVALFREEESHALYLLQQEGVSRLDLLNYISHGITKDEAGEEGEAGEGKGVPVGDDDEGESPRKSPLEAYTTQLNLEAKEGRIDPLIGRDKELERTIQVLCRRRKNNPLYVGEAGVGKTAIAEGLALYIHEGRVPEALKNAVVYSLDMGALLAGTKFRGQFEERLKGVLKALQEQKDAILFIDEIHTIVGAGATSGGSMDASNLLKPALASGRLRCIGSTTYQEYKSAFERDRALSRRFQKIDVAEPSVEDTVLILEGLKSRYEEHHGVKYTPEAIRAAAELSAKHINDRFLPDKAIDVVDESGAAERLKPEGVRTNTVTGADVETVVAKMARIPAKSVSASEGVQLQNLDKELRGVIFGQDQAIQDLVSAIKLARSGLRAPEKPIGSFLFSGPTGVGKTELAKQLAQALGVEFLRYDMSEYSEKHTVSRLIGAPPGYVGFDQGGLLTDAVRKHPYAVVVLDEIEKAHPDLFNILLQVMDHATLTDNNGRKADFRNVVLILTTNAGAQEMSTKAIGFGDLAKPADATRAKKAIERTFTPEFRNRLDGWILFSGLPPEVILKVVDKEVRLLQKMLDEKKVTVELTPAARAWLAENGYDPAFGARPMARLVDNSLKKPLAEALLFGDLKNGGIARYDVGPTGLVLTTTPAPQAQA from the coding sequence GTGGCAGGACCCCTCATCGCCAAAGAGTTGCAGGCCAGCTTCCGCACCGCCATGGACGAGGCGCGGAAGATGAGCCACGAGTACCTGACGCTGGAGCACCTGCTCCTGGCGCTCACCAAGGATTCCCGCACGCGCGAGGTGCTGAAGGCCTGTGGCGCCGACGTGAAGCGGCTCCAGGAGCGGCTGTCCAACTTCCTGGAGGAGACGGTCGAACGCCTGCCCGAAGGGGTGGAGGCCGACCCGCAGCAGACCATCGGCGTGGAGCGGGTGCTCCACCGCGCGGCCATGCACGCCCTGTCCGCCGAGCAGAAGCTCATCGACGGGGGCGACGTGCTGGTGGCCCTCTTCCGAGAGGAGGAGAGCCACGCCCTCTACCTGCTCCAGCAGGAGGGCGTCAGCCGGCTGGACCTGCTCAACTACATCTCCCACGGCATCACCAAGGACGAAGCGGGTGAGGAGGGCGAGGCCGGCGAGGGCAAGGGCGTGCCCGTCGGGGACGACGACGAGGGCGAGTCGCCGCGCAAGAGCCCGCTGGAGGCGTACACCACCCAGCTCAACCTCGAGGCCAAGGAGGGGCGCATCGACCCGCTCATCGGCCGCGACAAGGAGCTGGAGCGCACCATCCAGGTGCTGTGCCGCCGCCGCAAGAACAACCCGCTCTACGTGGGCGAGGCGGGCGTGGGCAAGACGGCCATCGCGGAGGGCCTGGCGCTCTACATCCACGAGGGCCGGGTGCCGGAGGCGCTGAAGAACGCCGTCGTGTACTCGCTGGACATGGGCGCGCTGCTGGCGGGCACCAAGTTCCGGGGCCAGTTCGAGGAGCGGCTCAAGGGCGTGCTCAAGGCGCTCCAGGAGCAGAAGGACGCCATCCTCTTCATCGACGAAATCCACACCATCGTCGGCGCGGGCGCCACCAGCGGCGGCTCCATGGACGCGTCCAACCTGCTCAAGCCGGCGCTGGCCAGCGGGCGGCTGCGCTGCATCGGGTCTACGACGTACCAGGAGTACAAGTCCGCGTTCGAGCGGGACCGGGCGCTGTCGCGGCGGTTCCAGAAGATCGACGTGGCGGAGCCCTCCGTCGAGGACACGGTGCTCATCCTGGAGGGGCTCAAGAGCCGCTACGAGGAGCACCACGGCGTGAAGTACACGCCGGAGGCGATTCGCGCGGCCGCGGAGCTGTCCGCCAAGCACATCAACGACCGGTTCCTGCCGGACAAGGCCATCGACGTGGTGGACGAGTCCGGCGCGGCCGAGCGGCTCAAGCCCGAGGGCGTGCGCACCAACACCGTCACCGGCGCGGACGTGGAGACCGTCGTCGCGAAGATGGCGCGCATCCCCGCCAAGAGCGTGTCCGCCAGCGAGGGCGTGCAGCTGCAGAACCTGGACAAGGAGCTGCGCGGGGTCATCTTCGGCCAGGACCAGGCCATCCAGGACCTGGTCAGCGCCATCAAGCTGGCGCGCTCCGGCCTGAGGGCGCCGGAGAAGCCCATCGGTTCGTTCCTGTTCTCCGGGCCCACGGGCGTGGGCAAGACGGAGCTGGCCAAGCAGCTGGCCCAGGCGCTGGGCGTGGAGTTCCTGCGCTACGACATGAGCGAGTACTCGGAGAAGCACACCGTGAGTCGGCTCATCGGCGCGCCGCCGGGCTACGTCGGCTTCGACCAGGGCGGCCTGCTCACGGACGCGGTGCGCAAGCACCCGTACGCCGTGGTGGTGCTGGATGAAATCGAGAAGGCCCACCCGGACCTCTTCAACATCCTGCTCCAGGTGATGGACCACGCGACGCTGACGGACAACAACGGCCGCAAGGCGGACTTCCGCAACGTCGTGCTCATCCTCACCACCAACGCGGGCGCCCAGGAGATGAGCACCAAGGCCATCGGCTTCGGCGACCTGGCGAAGCCCGCGGACGCCACGCGCGCGAAGAAGGCCATCGAGCGCACCTTCACGCCGGAGTTCCGCAACCGGCTGGACGGGTGGATCCTGTTCTCCGGCCTGCCGCCGGAGGTCATCCTCAAGGTGGTGGACAAGGAGGTCCGCCTCCTCCAGAAGATGCTCGACGAGAAGAAGGTCACCGTGGAGCTGACGCCCGCCGCCCGCGCGTGGCTGGCGGAGAACGGCTACGACCCGGCCTTCGGCGCCCGCCCCATGGCCCGCCTCGTGGACAACTCCCTCAAGAAGCCGCTCGCGGAGGCGCTGCTCTTCGGCGACCTGAAGAACGGCGGCATCGCCCGCTACGACGTCGGCCCCACGGGCCTCGTGCTCACGACGACGCCCGCGCCCCAGGCCCAGGCCTAG